One region of Thermoleophilia bacterium genomic DNA includes:
- a CDS encoding cupin domain-containing protein, with the protein MAESGDRFQFPDGSTYIVNRASSESGGKSIEMEFVLPSGCLPPPLHVDPCQAESYAVLEGSLDVVVDGTWITLGPGDSTAVPVGASHTFRNNSGALVRVQNWHEPAMRFEDFIQTMSENMRRAGVKGKRDPRALLYMSMAMTEFSETLRPTRKRERIPMEAMAKVGRILRLG; encoded by the coding sequence GTGGCGGAGTCAGGCGATCGATTTCAGTTTCCCGACGGGAGTACCTACATCGTGAACCGGGCATCGAGCGAGTCCGGTGGCAAGTCCATCGAGATGGAGTTCGTCCTCCCGAGCGGATGCCTTCCTCCCCCACTACATGTCGATCCGTGTCAAGCCGAGAGTTACGCGGTGCTCGAAGGCAGCCTGGATGTCGTTGTCGACGGAACGTGGATCACTCTTGGGCCGGGTGACTCAACAGCGGTACCGGTCGGAGCGAGCCACACATTCCGAAATAATTCAGGCGCCCTGGTTCGCGTTCAGAACTGGCACGAGCCCGCTATGAGGTTCGAGGACTTCATCCAGACCATGTCCGAAAACATGAGACGTGCCGGTGTCAAGGGCAAGCGTGACCCCCGCGCCCTTCTCTACATGTCAATGGCGATGACGGAGTTCTCCGAAACCTTGCGTCCGACCAGAAAGCGGGAGCGCATTCCGATGGAGGCGATGGCAAAGGTCGGGCGGATTCTTCGTCTGGGCTGA
- a CDS encoding VOC family protein translates to MAIQRMEHVGIVVDDLAAATAFFVELGLELQGGGSVEGAWVDRINGLEGVQAEIAMMETPDGGGRIELVKFHAPSGPDGDTAAPANAPGIRHLAFRVDGIDATLAGLRSHGAELVGEVEQYEESYRLCFVRGPAGIIVELAEPIG, encoded by the coding sequence ATGGCCATCCAACGCATGGAACACGTGGGCATCGTGGTTGACGACCTCGCGGCCGCGACGGCGTTCTTCGTCGAGCTCGGACTCGAGCTTCAGGGTGGCGGTTCGGTCGAGGGTGCCTGGGTGGACCGCATCAATGGGCTCGAAGGTGTTCAGGCGGAGATCGCGATGATGGAGACGCCGGACGGGGGCGGACGAATTGAGCTGGTGAAGTTTCACGCCCCGTCGGGTCCAGATGGTGACACCGCCGCGCCGGCGAACGCTCCAGGCATCCGCCATCTCGCTTTCAGGGTTGATGGCATCGACGCCACCTTGGCTGGCTTGCGATCCCACGGAGCGGAACTCGTCGGCGAGGTGGAGCAGTACGAAGAGAGCTACCGGCTCTGTTTCGTCCGCGGCCCCGCGGGGATCATCGTCGAGCTGGCGGAGCCGATCGGCTGA
- a CDS encoding dirigent protein: MCLAIAGAILLSTGCGDDGGDDSQQINLIAVDNQVTEIDNGKTGPSEGDVNVFDTPLTFADGGGEAGHLYGIQTTVSTDDQTEIVQASFTFKLSDGTISIGGLGEYPKGDNALTQGQEFERPIFGGTGKYSGATGTDTTVLNSDGKYEHELQLED, translated from the coding sequence GTGTGTCTCGCCATCGCCGGCGCGATTCTGCTCTCCACGGGATGCGGTGACGATGGGGGAGACGACTCTCAGCAGATCAACCTGATCGCCGTCGACAACCAGGTCACCGAGATCGACAACGGAAAGACCGGGCCGAGCGAAGGCGACGTGAACGTGTTCGACACTCCGCTCACATTCGCCGACGGAGGTGGGGAGGCCGGGCACCTTTACGGGATTCAGACCACGGTCTCAACCGATGATCAGACCGAGATCGTTCAGGCCTCATTCACCTTCAAGCTGTCGGACGGGACGATCTCGATCGGCGGCCTCGGCGAGTACCCAAAGGGTGACAACGCCCTCACTCAGGGTCAGGAGTTCGAGCGCCCGATCTTCGGCGGCACCGGCAAGTACAGCGGTGCCACGGGCACCGATACGACCGTCCTCAATTCAGATGGCAAGTACGAGCACGAGCTTCAGCTGGAGGATTGA
- a CDS encoding YdeI/OmpD-associated family protein, protein MSSQRVPGGVVHKLPVDLREALIANTTALEAWKDITPLARNEFICWVEDAKQEKTRERRIRRTQEELEEGQRRPCCWPGCKHRARTGHA, encoded by the coding sequence GTGAGCAGCCAGCGAGTTCCAGGCGGAGTAGTGCACAAGTTGCCTGTCGACCTACGGGAGGCTCTGATCGCCAACACCACTGCACTCGAGGCCTGGAAGGACATCACACCCCTGGCGCGGAACGAGTTCATTTGCTGGGTCGAGGATGCCAAGCAGGAGAAGACCCGCGAACGTCGCATTCGCCGGACCCAGGAGGAGCTTGAGGAAGGTCAGCGCCGACCCTGCTGCTGGCCAGGCTGCAAACACCGCGCTCGCACCGGCCACGCTTGA
- a CDS encoding lysophospholipase → MSTKGTFTGVAGGQIHWRAWMATDATAQVVIVHGYGEHGDRYTRLAERLTSEGFSVWANDHRGHGLSEGPRGVVMRLSDAVADVEHVVEMARAAQPDVPVFMFAHSMGGTIGLKYALKHQDKLAGLILSSAAVSLEGLEVPRVQREIIKLVAKVAPKLPVNRLPFEGISRDPEEERIYMDDPLVYKGAQPARTVVEIVQAMTDLPAEVGSLGIPLLVIAGTDDPIVPAAGSRDIAERAGSSDKKIIVYEGFVHELINEPLEDRERVTQDIVDWLLARVTS, encoded by the coding sequence GTGTCCACCAAAGGAACCTTCACCGGGGTAGCCGGCGGTCAGATCCATTGGCGCGCGTGGATGGCAACGGACGCCACAGCGCAGGTCGTCATCGTCCACGGGTATGGCGAGCACGGCGATCGCTACACGAGGCTGGCTGAGCGACTGACAAGCGAGGGATTCTCGGTCTGGGCCAACGACCATCGTGGCCATGGCCTCAGCGAAGGACCTCGAGGTGTTGTCATGCGACTCAGTGACGCTGTCGCGGACGTCGAACACGTCGTTGAAATGGCCCGCGCCGCGCAGCCAGACGTTCCGGTGTTCATGTTCGCCCACAGCATGGGTGGGACCATCGGCCTGAAGTACGCGCTGAAGCACCAAGACAAGCTTGCCGGGCTGATTCTCTCGTCCGCGGCCGTGTCTCTGGAAGGGCTCGAAGTGCCTCGAGTCCAGCGCGAAATCATCAAGCTGGTGGCCAAGGTCGCTCCCAAACTTCCGGTCAACCGTCTTCCATTCGAAGGCATCTCGCGAGACCCCGAAGAAGAGCGCATCTACATGGACGACCCGCTGGTATACAAGGGGGCGCAACCCGCACGGACCGTTGTCGAGATTGTTCAGGCGATGACAGACCTGCCAGCCGAGGTGGGCAGCCTCGGCATCCCGCTACTCGTCATCGCGGGTACAGACGACCCGATCGTGCCCGCGGCGGGCAGCCGAGACATCGCCGAACGCGCCGGCTCATCCGACAAGAAGATCATCGTCTACGAAGGCTTCGTCCACGAACTCATAAACGAGCCACTCGAAGACCGCGAACGTGTCACCCAGGACATCGTCGATTGGCTTCTGGCCAGGGTTACATCGTGA
- a CDS encoding ThuA domain-containing protein, with product MAAAAITPPASASALDHPTSGKAGTPKVRALVFSKTAGFRHTSIEPGVSALKELGAENGFKVDATEDAAAFTSKNLSRYDAVVFLSTTGDVLDEAQQQAFEGYIHDGGGYAGIHAAADTEYDWPFYGKLVGAYFLSHPLFPKWLQDARVDVVDRTHPSTRHLPFKWTKFDELYDYRVNPRGKVHVLMTLDERTYDGGKTGADHPIAWCRNFAGGRSWYTGLGHTDESYSDPLFLKHVLGGIQWAAGVLPGDCRSTVDSSFRKVVLNDEPGEPMALAVLPDRRVLSTSRNGDIRLNHPKSKRNTFAAHMPVYDHDEDGLQSIAIDPNFKRNRWVYLYYAPLLDTPVDDPSTPIFNEGDAPTMGTRETFEPYRGVNRLSRFKLYKGRIVRKSEQRIIDVPVDRGICCHVGGHVDFDGRGNLLLSTGDDTLPFASGGYTPIEERTDSTPALDAQRSAANTNDLRGKLLRIHPRKDRGGYTIPKGNLFAKGKARTRPEVYAMGLRNPFRFSVNRRTNVVYLADYSPDAGQANPLRGPAGNGKWTVIRRPGNYGWPYCATAKLPYVDYDFGTLASGAPFDCAHPVNDSPHNTGLRELPPTVQPDVWYSYGPSAEFPGIGGNTGVGPMAGPAYDPKAAGKSRTRWPDYYAGAPIFYEWTGDYVRAMRPAKGGGLARIEPLLTTMIFDNPMDMEFGPDGALYVLEYGDGYFSENPEAQLSRIDFIRHGRGPG from the coding sequence ATGGCGGCCGCTGCCATCACACCCCCCGCCTCCGCCTCAGCTCTAGACCACCCGACCTCGGGCAAGGCCGGCACACCGAAGGTTCGCGCGCTGGTCTTCTCCAAGACTGCCGGGTTCCGGCATACATCGATCGAACCCGGAGTGAGCGCCCTCAAGGAGCTCGGCGCCGAGAATGGTTTCAAAGTAGATGCCACGGAGGACGCAGCTGCCTTCACGAGCAAGAACCTGAGTCGTTACGACGCCGTCGTATTCCTCTCAACCACAGGCGATGTCCTCGACGAAGCCCAGCAGCAGGCCTTCGAGGGCTACATCCACGATGGCGGTGGCTACGCGGGCATTCACGCCGCGGCCGACACGGAGTACGACTGGCCGTTCTACGGGAAGCTCGTCGGGGCTTACTTTCTTTCGCACCCGTTATTTCCGAAGTGGCTCCAGGACGCCCGGGTCGATGTGGTCGACCGGACCCACCCGTCGACCCGCCATCTGCCTTTCAAATGGACGAAATTCGACGAGTTGTACGACTACCGCGTCAACCCGCGCGGCAAGGTCCACGTCCTCATGACGCTCGACGAGCGGACTTACGATGGCGGCAAGACGGGCGCCGACCATCCGATCGCCTGGTGCCGCAACTTCGCCGGCGGACGCTCCTGGTACACCGGGCTGGGCCATACCGACGAGTCCTACTCCGATCCGTTGTTCCTCAAGCACGTACTTGGCGGAATCCAATGGGCCGCAGGCGTCCTGCCGGGCGACTGCCGTTCGACGGTCGACAGCAGTTTCCGGAAGGTCGTGCTGAACGACGAGCCCGGGGAGCCGATGGCCCTCGCCGTCCTGCCGGACCGGAGGGTTCTCTCGACTTCGCGGAACGGCGACATCCGCCTCAATCACCCGAAGAGCAAACGCAACACTTTTGCAGCACACATGCCGGTTTACGATCACGACGAAGACGGCCTGCAAAGCATCGCCATCGACCCGAACTTCAAACGCAACCGCTGGGTCTATCTCTACTATGCGCCGCTCCTGGACACACCGGTCGACGACCCCTCGACGCCGATCTTCAACGAAGGTGACGCTCCCACGATGGGGACCCGGGAAACCTTCGAACCGTACCGCGGCGTCAATCGCCTCTCGCGCTTCAAGCTTTACAAGGGGCGGATAGTTCGCAAATCCGAGCAGAGGATAATTGACGTTCCCGTGGACCGCGGCATCTGTTGCCATGTCGGTGGGCACGTCGATTTCGACGGTCGTGGCAACCTGTTGCTCTCGACCGGGGACGACACGCTTCCATTCGCATCCGGCGGCTACACGCCGATCGAGGAGCGAACGGACTCGACCCCCGCCCTCGACGCTCAGCGCAGCGCCGCCAACACCAATGACCTGCGCGGCAAGCTGCTTCGCATCCACCCGCGAAAAGATAGAGGCGGCTACACCATCCCCAAGGGGAACCTCTTCGCCAAGGGCAAGGCTCGCACGCGACCAGAGGTTTACGCGATGGGGCTGCGAAACCCGTTCCGCTTCTCGGTGAACCGCCGGACGAACGTCGTCTACCTGGCTGATTACTCACCCGACGCCGGACAAGCCAACCCGCTCCGTGGCCCCGCCGGCAACGGCAAGTGGACCGTGATCCGCCGGCCGGGCAATTACGGCTGGCCTTACTGCGCGACGGCAAAGCTTCCTTACGTGGACTACGACTTCGGCACCCTGGCGTCGGGCGCGCCGTTCGACTGCGCTCACCCGGTCAACGACTCGCCACACAACACCGGCCTGCGCGAGCTGCCCCCAACCGTTCAACCGGATGTCTGGTACTCGTACGGACCATCTGCTGAATTCCCGGGAATCGGCGGGAACACCGGTGTCGGGCCCATGGCCGGCCCGGCCTACGATCCCAAGGCCGCGGGCAAGTCCCGCACCCGCTGGCCCGATTACTACGCCGGCGCGCCAATTTTCTACGAATGGACAGGCGACTATGTCCGAGCCATGCGGCCCGCCAAGGGTGGAGGTCTCGCGCGAATAGAGCCGCTGCTCACGACCATGATCTTCGACAACCCGATGGATATGGAGTTCGGTCCGGACGGTGCGCTCTACGTCCTCGAGTATGGCGACGGCTACTTCAGCGAGAACCCCGAAGCCCAGCTCTCACGAATCGACTTCATCAGACACGGTCGCGGCCCGGGCTGA